The genome window TTCTGGGGATGAGTATtgcctgcccctgctccctgaCAGCATCCTGACCTCTTTAatgctcctgtgcaggtgaatcCCAGCCGTCTGCCAGTTGTTATTGGGGGACTGCTTGATGTGGATTGCTCTGAAGATGTGATCAAGAACCTCATCCTTGTAGTGAGAGGTCAATTTTCAACTGATGAACTTGTTGCAGAGGTTGAGAAAAGAAACAGGTATTAAACTTCTACAAGTCTCTTGGCAATTCCCAGTCTGCTGCTCATCCATGAGTGCATGTCACACAGCTAAAGCTGGTACTGACACCAGCAGAAGCTGCCACTGGGTGAGAACCAGCTCTAATTCTTGGCCAATGTGGGGATCTCTCCAGATAACTTTGGTGTGTTTTCTTCATAGTGTCAGAAGCTTACACCATTCTAATAACGAATCAAAATGTAGGTTAAAACAGAGCACTGGAACTCTGGTTTAGTTCCTACACCAAGACTGGCTTCCAGGGTGGAGAAATCACGCAATTGGATATTTACTTACTCAACCTCTAACATGAAAATCAATTCCTTCTAGGCTGAAGCTGCTTCTGCCCTGGCTGGAAGCAAGAATTCACGAGGGCTGTGAGGAGCCTGCCACTCACAATGCACTGGCCAAGATATACATTGACAGCAACAACAACCCAGAGAGGTTCCTGCGTGAGAATCCCTACTATGACAGCCGTGTTGTTGGCAAGTACTGTGAGAAGAGGGACCCTCACCTGGCCTGCGTGGCCTACGAGCGTGGACAGTGTGACCTGGAGCTGATTAACGTATGTatgccaggctgctgcctgtgagTGACTGCTAACATCGGTGTCATGGCCTGCATAGAAAGCTTTAGGACAAAAGCatggtttttttaacatgtattaAGCTGGGAAGTGCATGTTTCTAACACACAAGAGGAGGTGGCTATTTAACCTCCCTTTGCAGCTTAATGAGAAACTCTCCTGCTCATCCTGAAATGGGAGGTTAATGGAGTATCAAAGGCTGAGATTTCAGTCTGCCCCTCTTATCTGTAGGCTCCATAGCCTTGCCTTCCCTCTGAGCAAGCTGTGCCTTTCTCCAGGTGTGCAATGAGAACTCCCTCTTCAAGAGTCTCTCCCGCTACTTAGTTCGTCGTAAGGACCCCGAGCTCTGGGCCAGTGTGCTGCTGGAAAGCAACCCCTACAGGAGACCCCTCATTGACCAGGTACACCTGGCAGGAcatccacagccctgcctgtcccacctGGCTTTGCAGAACCTGATATCACTCATTTCTGCATGccttgctctgcctgcaggttgtccagacTGCTCTGTCAGAGACCCAGGACCCCGAGGAAGTCTCTGTCACTGTGAAGGCCTTCATGACTGCAGATCTTCCCAATGAGCTCATTGAACTGCTGGAGAAAATCGTTCTGGATAATTCAGTGTTCAGTGAGCACAGGTATGTGAAATGAAAACCAAGCCACAGGAAACTTGGAGTTACTGCTGTAATGTGAAACAGCAAATAAACTAATGCCTTCTCCAGAGGGGAGGCTGAATTTCTTGATCATTATATTTGATAAGCActatttctttccctcttcaggAACCTGCAGAACCTTCTCATCCTTACAGCTATCAAGGCTGACCGCACCCGTGTCATGGAGTACATCAACCGCCTGGATAACTACGATGCCCCTGATATAGCCAATATTGCTATCAGCAACGAGCTTTTTGAGGAGGCATTTGCTATCTTCAGGAAGTTTGATGTCAACACATCAGCTGTACAGGTATCTTCAATTCTCAGGCTGTACAACATCCCTGTGCATCCCCACACAAGGACTTTGCTGGTGCTTAACACCAATTAGCAAAGTGCCCAAAGCTGCTCAGTGTCTTCTCTTACAAAACAGACACTGTTTCTGTGAAAATAGATGAGTTTTAACTTTTGCACTTAAGGATCCAAGTGTCCTCAAACCTAAACAACACTTGTTTATTGAAACTTTGTAAGCCTAAAATCACTCACACTGTGTGAGTTGTATGGAGTTAGTCCCTCTCTTTTAAACCTGTGGATCCATTGAGGAACTTAAATAAACCCCAGCTCAGTGTGTTGTAAAAGTGACCTTCCTGAGAGTGGCTGATGGTGGTTGTCCTTTCCCCAGGTGTTGATAGAGCACATTGGGAACCTGGACCGTGCGTACGAGTTCGCCGAGCGCTGCAATGAACCTGCAGTGTGGAGCCAGCTGGccaaagcacagctccagaAGGGGATGGTGAAGGAAGCAATTGACTCCTACATCAAAGCAGATGATCCTTCCTCATACATGGAAGTTGTTCAAGCTGCTAATGCCAGTGGTATGATTAAGTTTTGTTTACATCTTGCCTGTTGATAGTGCTCAGCTCTTTTGCCTGGTCTGCtcaagctgcagctctgccagaccTGTATCTTGATGCAAGTAGAGGAATCTGGCCCTGCAAGGACTGCCCTAAATAAGAATGAGAAAAGGTAGTGTATTCCCTCTGCAGATAATCAGTGGtctgaaatttctttctttagatAGCTGGAGACTTCTTTCAGAGTCTTTGTGTGAAGTTAAATAAGGTTTTAGTTAGGCCCATTTTAAGATTATTTGATTGATGCATAATGAGCAGTGTGAAGGTTGTTGATTGTTGGGGAATAGCTGTAGAAACACGTCAAAATTAGGCTCAGCTGATTGGGGACACTTGTGCTTAACTTGAACAGTGGTGGGAAATAAACATTCTGAACTCCTTTCCATAGGCAACTGGGAAGAACTGGTGAAGTATCTGCAGATGGCACGCAAGAAGGCCCGGGAGTCGTATGTGGAAACAGAATTAATCTTTGCTCTTGCTAAAACAAACCGCCTGGCAGAGCTAGAGGAGTTCATCAACGGCCCCAACAATGCACATATCCAGCAGGTGAGTGGGACTGATGTTATTTTCCTGACTCACAGAGGAGTGTTGGAAATTCTGTCTCTTTGGATATGCACATGGATCTTGGCCTTTAAATCCATTTGACAAGGGCTTGAATGCCACACATTTAATGTAAAGCACTGGCTGAAAAAGGTGCAGGAATaagctggctgtgctctgccccaGGTTGGTGATCGCTGCTATGATGAGAAGATGTATGAAGCAGCCAAGCTCTTGTACAACAACGTGTCCAACTTCGGCCGCTTGGCCTCAACCTTGGTGCACCTGGGCGAGTACCAGGCAGCCGTGGATGGCGCTCGCAAAGCCAACAGCACTCGCACGTGGAAAGAGGTGAATTTACTGCCCCTGAGCTCAGGGCCTTCAAAGCTGGGGTCTGCTCAGAAGCCTTGGTGCTAAGCAGTAACACAACTCTCAATTCCAGgtctgctttgcttgtgtggATGGAAAAGAATTCCGCCTGGCTCAGCTGTGTGGGCTCCACATTGTAGTGCATGCAGATGAGCTGGAAGAGCTAATCAACTATTACCAGGTAATTGAGCTGACTCCTGTTGTACAGTCAGTTCTGTCATGGCAACCCTGTCAAAATCTGGGATTCTGGATGGTTTCTGATGTGAAATGTCTCTGTCTGTGTCTCTAAGGATCGTGGGTACTTTGAGGAGCTGATCACCATGTTGGAAGCAGCGCTTGGGCTGGAGCGAGCACACATGGGGATGTTCACAGAGCTGGCAATTCTCTACTCCAAATTCAAACCACAGAAGATGAGGGAGCACTTGGAGCTGTTCTGGTCCAGAGTCAACATTCCCAAGGTGAATGTCTGAGGCTTTAAATTTAGCTGAAAACACCTTTTTGGGCTGTCTGTACCCAGCTTTTACATGAGCAGCGCCTGAGGTTACTAATGGCACTAaagcctgagccctgctggaaaTTCCAGTTAACAAATATTGCTGATTCTGCCTTTTGCTTAGGTTCTGAGAGCTGCAGAACAAGCCCACCTCTGGGCTGAACTGGTGTTCCTGTATGATAAGTATGAAGAATATGATAATGCCATAATCACAATGATGAATCACCCAACAGATGCTTGGAAAGAAGGCCAGTTCAAAGATATCATCACTAAGGTATTGCTTTCCTGGTGAaagttctgtttttcatttggaTTTCCCCACAATCAAACTCCTGCTCTGAACATGCATCTTTACTCCTCTCTAGGTGGCCAATGTGGAGCTGTACTACAAGGCAGTTCAGTTCTATTTGGAATTTAAGCCTCTGCTGCTCAATGATCTGCTGATGGTGTTGTCCCCTCGGCTTGACCACACTCGTGCTGTCACATTCTTCACAAAGGTAATTTTCCTGCTATCCAGATCAAAACAAAAGCTGGGGAAGCATTGAGCTGTAGTAGCATTTAAACATGATTAGCTActcccctgcctgccagggaggATGCTAAGAGACTTCCACAAAAACTGACTTAAACGTGTCTCTCTGGTTCCTTGAAGGTTAAACAGCTGCCCCTGGTTAAGCCTTACCTGCGCTCTGTTCAAAATCACAACAACAAATCAGTCAATGAGTCCCTCAACAACCTCTTCATTATTGAAGAAGATTACCAGGTATGCCTTGCCTTTAGGCACTTCATTCTGGATTTACCTCGTATTCTCAGCCTTTGTTTAATGTGTAGAAACACAcagttttctctctcattttcagTAGTTTTTACCTGCTTGCTGTTAACTTTAATTCCTTAAGTGCATGTTCTCCAGCTTTAAAGTGAATTAGTGATGAGGAGCCAAGGAATAAGTGGAAAAGTGTTAGTGGCTTTCTGAGAGCATTTTGTGCCATTCCAATTGGGGATAGAGTGGCTACTTTGTTATGAGTGTGACAGCTTTTATTTAAGGCAGACAAACACTGGGTGCTACCAAAAGGACTCACTGAAGAGGCACAGTTGTGATGCCTGGCTGTTTCACTGTTTTCAGAGAACAGCTGCCTGGTTTTCAGAGACTCTTATCCTGCTCAAAAATACTGATTGAAACACCTAAACTCCATATGTTTCAAACAGCAGCTTCTCAAATGAAATAGCAGATCTCTGCAGGTCTGGCTGGAATACTTTTATCTTCCTACAAGCAGGAATAGAGAACTGATGGAAAATACTTGCATTTTGTGGGCGCAGTTGTACATCTGAggtgtgacttttttttttttttttttcttctgcttcactCAGGCTCTTAGGACTTCTATAGATGCTTATGACAACTTTGACAACATTTCTCTTGCCCAACGTTTGGAGAAGCACGAGCTCATCGAGTTCCGGAGGATCGCCGCCTATCTCTTCAAAGGCAACAACCGCTGGAAACAGAGCGTGGAGCTCTGCAAGAAGGACAGGCTCTACAAGGTgaggcagcacccagggcagctTTACAGCTCTGCCTTGTTGGCTCTGCCTTGTTGGCTCTTGGCTGACAGCCCCGTGTGGGTTGTTGTGTCCCCGAGGCTGAGGCTCTGTCCCGTTGCAGGATGCCATGCAGTACGCTTCTGAATCCAAAGATACTGAGCTGgcagaagagctgctgcagtggttCCTGCAGGAGAACAAGAGGGAATGCTTTGGTGCTTGTCTCTTCACCTGCTACGATCTCCTAAGGCCGGATGTTGTCTTGGAAACAGCATGGAGGCACAACATTATGGACTTTGCCATGCCATACTTTATCCAGGTCATGAAGGAATACTTGACCAAGGTAAGAGCAGGTGCCCCTCCAAGACCCAGAGCTTGTTAGTCACTGTGGTGAATGCCTTGAGACTGTCTGCTTGCTACTAACATTGGTTTGGGCTTTGTCCaatgtctgtctgtccatgtcCACACTTACTTTTCAGTCCATCTGGGGAGAGACTTCGCCCTCTAAGAGGCTGAAACACTTGCAGGCTTCACCCTCTGCCAATTACAGAACCTACATCAGTAGTATTTGCCTGACCCTGGGCAGTGTCTAAAGTAGTTCCAGGCTCCAGGcatttcctgtgctgtgtcagTCAGGAATCCCAGCTGAGATCAAGCTTTAAGTAAATTCTAGACTGTGTACTAAACCAGCTTTACAGCTAGACCTAGAGATAACTTATTCTGCTATGCATTTAACTCTAAAATGTGGCTCTGACACTTAATGGCACTAATTATGATTCAACTCTTATTTGAAATGACTCAGGATGGGGGAACTTGGTAATGCTCTGGCAGACTTGAACAGACTTGAGTTAAATCCAACTGTCACTAGCAAGATTTTCCTAGATGAAGCTTTTGGAGTATCTTCCACTGAAATGGTGTAAATTGCTTAATGATTAAGACCTTTCCAAGCTTGAGTTCAGCTTTTACTTTCATGCAGTCAGTGAAGACTAAGGTGCCTGTTTGACCAGAAATTTGCCTGGCTGTTCTTTGTAAAGGCAGAACTACCTCTGGTTCTGTAGCCAGCCTGAAATGCTGTTCTGGGGGAGGTGGGCTGAGCAATGCAACGGTTTGTCAGAGGTGCCTGCACCAAGCTAACACCATGCCTTTGGAGGGAGTAGTAGATTCTTAAAGATAAAGATTTCCTGATCTGATAAAGGATTAGGATGTAGCTTTGGTGTAGCTAATGAATTAAGAGCCAGCAAGAAGCAGAGCTGCCTTCTAAAGCAGATACTTCTGGTGTACTTTTGTTTTTACTCGCCTGTACCTTAATTATTTCTTCCCTGACGCTTTTGTTTCTACCTTTTTATATGCTAAATATGGAATTTGATTTTTCTAAGCTGCACCTTCTGAATTCCTTTGCAGGTTGATGCaataaaggaaaaggtgaaAGTTGATTCTTGTTTTCCATCTTTAAGTCTGGAGGACTAAGTCTAAGGATTCTGcatgagtttttttctttcctatgttTACTACTCTGCTGCTACTGCTTTTTCCCCAAACAAAATATCACTAAAGCATTTGCAAATTGTTTAACTCTCACTAGCTAGTGCTGTAGGAGAAAAGTAGATTCGTTTGCTACTAATAAGCTAATAGATCCTCAGGAAGGGCATACAGGTGATCAGTTGGATCACAGTCAGCCTGCAATTGAAACAACACACAAATACTTACACAAATGCTATTATTTGACAGCCAATCTGACTGAAACAACCTCCTACAACAAGAAATCAGTCTGTGAATCCCTAAATCAGTCTGGCATTTGCCAGTTGAAGGGCTGTGATCCAGTTCCTGATCTCTGGACCATGACTAATGCGCGCTGACCGTAGGCAGAGTAGATActggctgctccagagggacTCTTCCTCACTCAGGTGTCAGTTCTCATGGTGCTGATCTAATCCACACAGTGCTCTCGTTCATGTAGCAACTTAAAACTTCAGCTGTTGCAACAAGTCTGTGGTTCTCCTCCCTGTAGTAAATTTctagtagttgtccaaaaaaagACTGCCTTCCAAGCTCTTCAGCTTCACTAAACTTCTCTTGCtacctcattaaaaaaaaaaatgaaatggtaATGCTTATTGCTCTTCTGAGGCTACTCCAGGGCTTGCCTTTTGCTATGTAACTTTGACCTTCAGAAGGGCAATCCAAGGTTTTTTGTCCATCTGCTTCCCTACAAATGCCACCGTGATCCTCCTGAGCCCAGGGGTCAGCCCTTGCAGGAGTTTTCCATTAATGTGGTTCAGCAAAGGGCAAACCAAAGTTGACAGACAGCTTTGAAGATGGACTAAATGCAAAAACTGCTGGTTGTAAAGACACCACTGGAACTCAAGGCTAACCTAAGACACGTAGTGTAAGGTCCTTCAGCAGCTAGTAAGGAAAGTAGGAGAGCGTGTGTGTGAAAAAAGGTAATTGAACTGCAGTGTTTGCATAAACTACGCATGTGTAGCAGTCATTGCAATTACATCCCACTACTCCTGAAGCTCCAAGGCATTGCTGTGGGCTGcgtgtggttttttggggggagccTGTATGGCAGTCATCTTCAGACCTCACTCGTGCTTCAGTACTTTTGCCTCTTTTTCATGCACACATAACACAATAACATTGAATGCATGTtacttttcctctgcagcttaTTGCAGTCCctgtggaaaagcctttcagtCAATCTTGCTCCAAGTGTAGGGCCCTGAAGCTGGTGATGCTCGAGCAAGTGGTGTAAGAACCATCCTGAGGGCTGGTTTCAAACTTGCGCTTGTTCTTGTCAGTATTTGTTCAGCTCTGAGGGGAGGCATCAAAACTGGCTCCAAAATGCATTGAATGTCCTGGGCTGGAGGCTTTCCAAGTGTGAGTAAGCCAAATGCCTCTGCTTAGTAGCAAACTCTGCACATTCTCCTTGGATTTGCATCTCTAAACTTGTGCTTGTGTGTTCAGTGTGTTGCTGTTTGGAGTTAAAAGCAGCGCAGTTCCCAGCACGGTGTCTGGAAATGAGTCTTGGAGCATTGGATACGACCCCGTGCACTTTGGCAGCTGCGAGCCAGATACTGTGGGAGGCACCACCAGGCTGGCCATGGAAGCCCAGCCACTGAGGGAACTCCAGCTCAGGACTTCTGCCACTCCCTGGGAGTTGTGCCTCAGCTTGAGGTTACAGAGGACCAGGTTTATGGAACACACAGCTGAAAGGAGgagctcacagctcctgcagctgccagcagataTTTGCTCATGTAGCACAGTTCAGCTGAATAGTCACTTGTGAATGTTGTAGCTGAATAAATAACACTGACCCTGTGTAAGTGCAGGAAACCTTCAAACTCCTTTATTAAGGAcacaaatgaaatgaaacattaaTCTTGTATTATTGTCTTTCAAAGTAATTGGCATGATTATCTCAGACTTTGTTCTAAGTCTTATCTCCCAGGTAAAATACCAGTACCTCATTTTGTGGTTTTAGTTTCAGGGCCTGCCTTAGACTATAGAAATGCTGAGTTCCCTTGGATCTGTCTTTAGAAATGAGCAATAATTCACTACAGAAGTTCCTTCTCTTGCCTTTCTGTAGGGGTGGGCAAACAGCACCATTGCACTCGCAGTGCAGCAGTGAAGCTGGCCAGGCTTGTCTGTTACTGTGTGTAAAGCTGGAAGAATTGGAGTATCTGTGGGTTTAGGCTGACTGCCACACAGTTCTGGAGTGGAAAAAGCAAGTCTTATACACATGCATTCTCTGCATTTGAACTTAAATTGCATGAGTGAATGGGTTTGGAAAGTGAAATCTTGAGGCTCAAGTGACATGTCGGATGCTATTGCAGTCTGCTCTATCCAAATGCAAACCAGATTACTTTGCCTCAACGTCACCTCCAGGGAAACTTCTCCAGGTCTGGGCATTATCTTGGCAATTGCTCCAAGGCAGGTCTCCAATTGAGACTGAGCTCAAATCTGAGTCCAAAGACTGTCCAGCTCCAGTCCAGTCCAGAACCTTTTGTACAAAGCTTCAGCCTGGAGTGAGCTTTCAAAGTAGTTGAAAATCCCTCAGTGAGGGATTTTGTTCAGGAAACAGACAATCTTGACTGCACCAGTACCAACATTGCTACTTGAATTGATCTTAACTTGTAAATGGTCTCCTTTTCTTGATGGGTGTTGAGATACCACTAAGGCTTTTCCACTTCTCTGCCACGAATAAGTACCTGTTTTAGAGGAGATTTCTTTAATTGTTGGTCTCAATTCCAGGTGGATAAACTGGATGCATCAGAGTCtttgagaaaggaagaggagCAAGCTACAGAAACACAACCTATTGTTTATGGTAATGCTTTAGTTTGTGTGTTATCAATAAcatatttcactttttaaacaaGCCTTCCCtaatcttgtttttttcctgagaaagcCCTGGGAAACGGGAACATTCTCCATGTGAAATGAAGTCTTAAAGAATGTGTTCCAAAATACTAGATaagtgctgtggctgctgaggtGGGCTGTAGACTGCAGGATTGAAGGTTGTCCTTGCTCCTTAAGGAAAGGTGTACAGGAGCTGTGCCACTCCAGACTCCTTAAGGAAAGGTGTACAGGAGCTGTGCCACTCCAGACTCCTTAAGGAAAGGTGTACAGGAGCTGTGCCACTCCAGACTCCTTAAGGAAAGGTGTACAGGAGCTGTGCCACTCCAGACTGCTTAAGGAAAGGTGTACAGGAGCTGTGCCACTCCAGACTCCTTAAGGAAAGGTGTACAGGAGCTGTGCCACTCCAGACTGCTTAAGGAAAGGTGTACAGGAGCTGTGCCATTCCAGACTCCTTAAGGAAAGGTGTACAGGAGCTGTGCCACTCCAGACTCCTTAAGGAAAGGTGTACATAACTGTGCCATTCCAGACTCCTTAAGGAAAGGTGTACAGGAGCTGTGCCACTCCAGACTCCTTAAGGAAAGGTGTACAGGAGCTGTGTTATTCCAGACTCCTTAAGGAAGGGTGTACAGGAGCTGTGTTATTCCAGACTCCTTAAGGAAGGGTGTACAGGAGCTGTGTTATTCCAGACTCCTTAAGGAAAGGTGTACAGGAGCTGTGCCATTCCAGACTCCTTAAGGAAAGGTGTACAGGAGCTGTGCCACTCCAGACTGCTTAAGGAAAGGTGTACAGGAGCTGTGCCACTCCAGACTGCTTAAGGAAAGGTGTACAGGAGCTGTGCCACTCCAGACTCCTTAAGGAAAGGTGTACAGGAGCTGTGCCACTCCAGACTGCTTAAGGAAAGGTGTACATAACTGTGCCATTCCAGACTGCTTAAGGAAAGGTGTACAGGAGCTGTGCCATTCCAGACTCCTTAAGGAAAGGTGTACAGGAGCTGTGCCATTCCAGACTTCCAGCAAGGGGTTATTTGCATCTTGTGTTATATACTTTATATTTAAAGTATATTTATACCTACTTTATATTGGGTATTTTCTTTATGATCAGGTTATTCTAGTAAGGGTTTCTTCACTGTAGTATTTTTAGCCATGTGTTGTGCCCTGAGGTTTTTACCCGTTGTGGCCCCGAAGAAGCCCAGTCCAGGTCAGCAGGGTGAAGCATAGAAAAAACCCTCCTAAAAACGTTGAGGCATTAAGCAGAGTGATTTCTGAGTTGAGGAGGAGTAAGATGCCCGTTGTGTGTTGcaggccagccccagctgatGCTGACAGCAGGACCCAGCGTGGCAGTTCCTCCACAGGCACCTTTTGGCTACGGCTACACGGCCCCTCCGTACGGGCAGCCGCAGCCCGGCTTCGGCTACAGCATGTGAGGTGCAGCACaagccagcctggagcagcaacTTTTCTTACTGAAACTCCACCGTCCCTCCCCGCTTTAACTCATaacagggaaaagcaaagagTTCTGCCTCGTGTTCTTGTAACCTTTATTTCATGAAGGACTGTTTTTTCTAGCGCGAACGATTTGAATCACTTCTGTTAAATCTTTTTCACATTCCATGTCCATTTAGACTTTTACTTTCAGAAGGGGAATAGTTTAAACGACTTTGTTCAAAGTGGGCTTTTGCAGGACTGCTTATTACCATTAAGTCTATTGTGAAGATTCTGATTTGCACTCTATAGTGTTACACTCTAATATTGAATCTTAATTTCATTGTATGTGAGCAGCTTACGGTATGTACTGTCTATTCTAAATGCATTTAAATCTCACTGTATATTTGGAGAAAGCTAAAGCCAAGATACTTGTATTTGACCTTGCAAGACTGCTGACAAGAGACAACACTAATCAGCATATCCTCCCTGGGTTGGATTGCATAGCtctaaaagaatttaaaatgcgTACAGACAACCTTGCCTGACTTAAAATGAGtaaaagttttgggttttgtttttttggtttttttttttcccttaaccTATGCAGGTTTTTCCAGTTATGCATATAGAAAATGCTAGTGTCTTTTTGCTCACTCCATATGTAACAGATGACCTTATGTTGTGCTGTATCCTGTGCTTTTGTGGGACATTCCATTCAGGAACAGAGCACCATGATTCCAATCTGTGTATTTACTAACCCTGCCCTGAGGTTTGTGTATGTTGGATATTGTGGTGTTTTAGATCACTGTTTTGAGTGTACAGAAGAGAGAATTCAAGCATATTGCTGTTCAGTTTTGTTTGTGCAATTTGAAATTAcgcaatttaaaaataaattactggaCTGTGGACATGCTGCATAGTGGTAGCTTCACTTTACTGTCTTCAAAAAAAGGACCTTTGGACTCAAACCAAGTATTCCAGTGCTGGTGGTAGTGGGGGGCAATGCAGGTGTGTGCAGCCAGGGGTCTGaggggccagcagcagagcagcaatgGGGACCAGTAGTGGGGTCTTGCACTGAGGGGGGGATGCAGGAAAATATGTAATGCTTTTTCTAGAGAGAGATTATgccagagagagaagaaaatagcaCTTTTCACCAGTTGGCTGCACTGTGGTCAACTCCAGCATATTCGACCAGATGATACATTAGGATTGTAGTAGGGTTTGCCAGTTCAATTGAGATCATGTTCTAGGTATGTAAATTGCCTTAAACATATTTAGCTTCAAATAAAATTGACTTAAATGTTTCTTTATGAATACTGTCATATTTGAGTGTAACGAGTCTGACAGCACTGACCAGATTTCCAGCAGCTCTAGGAGCTCCTGTCTCTTAACCAGGAGCCACTCTGGGCATCAGGATCCAGATCCCACTCCCTGTTCCTTAACCAGGAGCCACTCTGGCCATCAGGATCCAGATCCCACTCCCTGTTCCTTAACCAGGAGCCACTCTGGGCATCAGGATCCAGATCCCACTCCCTGTTCCTTAACCAGGAGCCACTCTGGCCATCAGGATCCAGATCCCACTCCCTGTTCCTTAACCAGGAGCCACTCTGGCCATCAGGATCCAGATCCCACTCCCTGTTCCTCCTGTGAGCTCCAGAGTTGTGTGCTGtggtcctggggctgggcactgcagcccttCCATGgaatggggctggcaggggctcacCTGCCCCAGGCTCTCTGTGGTCAGCAGAGGTGGAGCAAAGCCTGCAGTGAGTCTCTGGAAAGGATTCTGCCTCTAAGTAAGAGGTGCAGTATAAAAACATTTCCATCCTCTGTGTTTATTGGCATTTCAGCCCCTCTGCCATTCCCTCTGGGTCTGTGGATGGCTGGAGATGGGGATCAATCCTGTTCCCTCTCCTACAAACTGGTTCACAACACTCGGCTGGAACACGTGGCTGAGAGGTTGGCAAAGGTGCTTAACAGCAGAACTTTCACAAATTTCACATAGAATTTACTGGAACCCCCAaggtgctctgagctgtgcactAATATCTATAACAGGGTGCTTCCTTAAACCCAGGAGCACCTGTTAATCCCAATAAAACCAGGATTTAAGTCTGTCCCTGAGTGCCCAGTTGTTTATATGGAGGGTAACTCCCCACACCTTGGCTTAACTGCACATTTTTGCATGTGTAGGAGCTACACAGACCCCTCCAGAGGGAAGCTCAGCTTACAGCTGCTCCCCAAAGCTCTTTACTGGTCTGGGCTGCAAATCCAGTTGAACTGGTCAGCCTGGTACCAGTCACAAGTTGTGGCAGCAGTTGTTTGGGCAGGAAGTTGGCTACAGTTACCCCCAGCTCCAGTCCTTAACTGCTTCAGCAGCTGGGCCTTTCTGAATTAAAGAATGTATTCACTACAGAAAACAGGCAGAAAGAGGAAACTCTTAAACTTTATCACCCAATGTGCAAAATCTTCAAACAATTGCACAAATTGTAAATGTACTGGGTTCATTCttgtgccagctctgctttcctcaaCTGCCCTAAGCCTAGAATATTCTTTCCCACTTTTGGAACAAAAGCTAGAGACACTCACGAT of Molothrus aeneus isolate 106 chromosome 20, BPBGC_Maene_1.0, whole genome shotgun sequence contains these proteins:
- the CLTC gene encoding clathrin heavy chain 1 isoform X2; amino-acid sequence: MAQILPIRFQEHLQLQNLGINPANIGFSTLTMESDKFICIREKVGEQAQVVIIDMNDPSNPIRRPISADSAIMNPASKVIALKAGKTLQIFNIEMKSKMKAHTMTDDVTFWKWISLNTVALVTDNAVYHWSMEGESQPVKMFDRHSSLAGCQIINYRTDAKQKWLLLTGISAQQNRVVGAMQLYSVDRKVSQPIEGHAASFAQFKMEGNAEESTLFCFAVRGQAGGKLHIIEVGTPPTGNQPFPKKAVDVFFPPEAQSDFPVAMQISDKHDVVFLITKYGYIHLYDLETGTCIYMNRISGETIFVTAQHEATAGIIGVNRKGQVLSVCVEEENIIPYITNVLQNPDLALRMAVRNNLAGAEELFARKFNALFAQGNYSEAAKVAANAPKGILRTPDTIRRFQSVPAQPGQTSPLLQYFGILLDQGQLNKYESLELCRPVLQQGRKQLLEKWLKEDKLECSEELGDLVKSVDPTLALSVYLRANVPNKVIQCFAETGQVQKIVLYAKKVGYTPDWIFLLRNVMRISPDQGQQFAQMLVQDEEPLADITQIVDVFMEYNLIQQCTAFLLDALKNNRPSEGPLQTRLLEMNLMHAPQVADAILGNQMFTHYDRAHIAQLCEKAGLLQRALEHFTDLYDIKRAVVHTHLLNPEWLVNYFGSLSVEDSLECLRAMLSANIRQNLQICVQVASKYHEQLSTQSLIELFESFKSFEGLFYFLGSIVNFSQDPDVHFKYIQAACKTGQIKEVERICRESNCYDPERVKNFLKEAKLTDQLPLIIVCDRFDFVHDLVLYLYRNNLQKYIEIYVQKVNPSRLPVVIGGLLDVDCSEDVIKNLILVVRGQFSTDELVAEVEKRNRLKLLLPWLEARIHEGCEEPATHNALAKIYIDSNNNPERFLRENPYYDSRVVGKYCEKRDPHLACVAYERGQCDLELINVCNENSLFKSLSRYLVRRKDPELWASVLLESNPYRRPLIDQVVQTALSETQDPEEVSVTVKAFMTADLPNELIELLEKIVLDNSVFSEHRNLQNLLILTAIKADRTRVMEYINRLDNYDAPDIANIAISNELFEEAFAIFRKFDVNTSAVQVLIEHIGNLDRAYEFAERCNEPAVWSQLAKAQLQKGMVKEAIDSYIKADDPSSYMEVVQAANASGNWEELVKYLQMARKKARESYVETELIFALAKTNRLAELEEFINGPNNAHIQQVGDRCYDEKMYEAAKLLYNNVSNFGRLASTLVHLGEYQAAVDGARKANSTRTWKEVCFACVDGKEFRLAQLCGLHIVVHADELEELINYYQDRGYFEELITMLEAALGLERAHMGMFTELAILYSKFKPQKMREHLELFWSRVNIPKVLRAAEQAHLWAELVFLYDKYEEYDNAIITMMNHPTDAWKEGQFKDIITKVANVELYYKAVQFYLEFKPLLLNDLLMVLSPRLDHTRAVTFFTKVKQLPLVKPYLRSVQNHNNKSVNESLNNLFIIEEDYQALRTSIDAYDNFDNISLAQRLEKHELIEFRRIAAYLFKGNNRWKQSVELCKKDRLYKDAMQYASESKDTELAEELLQWFLQENKRECFGACLFTCYDLLRPDVVLETAWRHNIMDFAMPYFIQVMKEYLTKVDKLDASESLRKEEEQATETQPIVYGQPQLMLTAGPSVAVPPQAPFGYGYTAPPYGQPQPGFGYSM